A stretch of Ipomoea triloba cultivar NCNSP0323 chromosome 11, ASM357664v1 DNA encodes these proteins:
- the LOC115995782 gene encoding LIM domain-containing protein WLIM1-like isoform X1 — translation MATFGGTTQKCKACEKTVYLVDQLRVDSKVYHKACFRCQHCKGTLKLSNYSSFEGVLYCKPHFDQLFKMTGSLDKSFEGAPKMARERSTDQIHTSTKVSRLFSGTQEKCVTCNKTVYPLEKVAVDGTSYHRACFKCSHGGCVISPSNYVAHEQRLYCRHHHTQLFKQKGNFSQLGSSEKVKVAVTDQNSNGTAKSDEIKSDEIL, via the exons ATGGCAACATTTGGAGGGACAACACAGAAGTGTAAGGCATGTGAGAAGACTGTGTACTTAGTGGATCAGCTCAGAGTTGACAGTAAAGTCTACCACAAAGCATGTTTCAGATGCCAACACTGCAAGGGCACTCTTAAG CTAAGCAACTATAGCTCCTTTGAAGGAGTCTTGTATTGCAAACCTCACTTTGATCAACTCTTCAAAATGACGGGTAGCCTGGATAAGAGTTTTGAAG GTGCTCCAAAAATGGCGAGGGAAAGATCCACTGATCAG ATACACACAAGCACCAAAGTTTCAAGACTGTTTTCTGGGACTCAAGAGAAATGTGTTACTTGCAACAAAACTGTTTACCCCCTCGAAAAG GTTGCGGTTGATGGCACATCATACCACAGGGCTTGCTTCAAGTGCAGCCATGGCGGGTGCGTGATCAGTCCTTCGAATTATGTTGCACATGAACAGAGACTATACTGCAGGCACCATCACACACAGCTTTTCAAGCAAAAGGGCAACTTCAGCCAGCTCGGTTCGAGCGAGAAAGTTAAAGTGGCAGTGACAGATCAGAACAGCAATGGCACAGCCAAATCAGATGAGATCAAATCAGATGAGATCTTATGA
- the LOC115995782 gene encoding LIM domain-containing protein WLIM1-like isoform X2, translating to MATFGGTTQKCKACEKTVYLVDQLRVDSKVYHKACFRCQHCKGTLKLSNYSSFEGVLYCKPHFDQLFKMTGSLDKSFEGAPKMARERSTDQKLVRYTQAPKFQDCFLGLKRNVLLATKLFTPSKRLRLMAHHTTGLASSAAMAGA from the exons ATGGCAACATTTGGAGGGACAACACAGAAGTGTAAGGCATGTGAGAAGACTGTGTACTTAGTGGATCAGCTCAGAGTTGACAGTAAAGTCTACCACAAAGCATGTTTCAGATGCCAACACTGCAAGGGCACTCTTAAG CTAAGCAACTATAGCTCCTTTGAAGGAGTCTTGTATTGCAAACCTCACTTTGATCAACTCTTCAAAATGACGGGTAGCCTGGATAAGAGTTTTGAAG GTGCTCCAAAAATGGCGAGGGAAAGATCCACTGATCAG AAACTGGTCAGATACACACAAGCACCAAAGTTTCAAGACTGTTTTCTGGGACTCAAGAGAAATGTGTTACTTGCAACAAAACTGTTTACCCCCTCGAAAAG GTTGCGGTTGATGGCACATCATACCACAGGGCTTGCTTCAAGTGCAGCCATGGCGGGTGCGTGA